A single window of Desulfobotulus pelophilus DNA harbors:
- the uvrC gene encoding excinuclease ABC subunit UvrC produces the protein MDESQSTEADSPSWQIREKLDRVATGPGVYLMKDTDKRILYVGKAKNLKRRLASYFQRMDQHPVKTGVLVRKITDFDTILTESENEALLLESTLIKQYRPRYNIILKDDKQYPFLRLDVSHPYPGLTIVRRMKKDHARYFGPFSSGSAVRETLKLVNRTFRLRTCKDSAMRNRTRPCLNYQMGVCLGVCCHPPDPQVYAKNVKEAIWVLLGKAPILAARLRKQMKEAAAVQDFERAAEIRDKLFALEKTIKRQVVVGTDMVDRDILARAEKPGMSLFTLLQVRAGLLVHTRHFPFRETLASPADQVSSFIRQYYADMPYLPREILIPEEIEDRDLLTEELSTGGGSRLRIIKPLRGEKVRMLEWAQSNAEKELEERVALQQGDEAVLQRLGVRLGMTVPPRRIECFDNANISGKNPVTGMVVFVNGKADRSLYRRYRIRHVPEQDDYAYMDETLRRRFAPDKLEGDLPDLLLLDGGKGQLNVAVDVLKDMGIFHRFTVAAIAKMDPEKGETEDKIFLPGRMNSLSFAKDPESLFLLMRIRDEAHRTAVSFHRKQRKKTTLHSRMDGIPGVGPRRKSALLQHFGSFRKLRTASSEEIAAVPGFSHESAARVHAFLHSTDFMENRIS, from the coding sequence ATGGATGAAAGTCAAAGTACCGAAGCAGACAGCCCTTCCTGGCAGATCCGTGAGAAGCTGGACCGCGTGGCTACCGGTCCGGGTGTCTATCTCATGAAGGATACGGACAAACGGATTCTCTATGTGGGAAAGGCGAAAAACCTGAAACGTAGGCTGGCATCCTATTTTCAGCGCATGGATCAGCATCCCGTAAAAACCGGGGTTCTTGTCCGTAAAATAACTGATTTTGATACCATCCTTACGGAGAGCGAGAATGAAGCACTGCTGCTCGAATCCACTCTGATCAAGCAGTATCGCCCCCGGTATAATATCATCCTGAAGGATGACAAACAGTATCCTTTTCTGAGACTGGACGTCTCTCACCCCTACCCAGGTCTTACCATAGTACGCAGAATGAAAAAGGATCATGCCCGCTACTTCGGCCCTTTTTCTTCGGGCAGTGCGGTACGGGAGACCCTGAAACTTGTGAACCGGACCTTTCGCCTCCGTACATGTAAAGATTCGGCCATGCGCAATCGTACCCGACCCTGTCTGAATTATCAGATGGGAGTCTGTCTCGGCGTTTGCTGTCACCCTCCGGATCCGCAGGTTTATGCAAAAAATGTGAAAGAAGCCATTTGGGTGCTGTTAGGCAAAGCACCGATTCTGGCAGCACGCTTGCGTAAACAGATGAAAGAAGCGGCAGCTGTACAGGATTTTGAAAGGGCTGCGGAAATACGGGATAAGCTGTTTGCTCTGGAAAAAACCATCAAGCGTCAGGTGGTGGTGGGAACGGATATGGTAGACCGGGATATTCTGGCACGGGCGGAAAAACCGGGAATGAGTCTTTTCACCTTGCTACAGGTTCGGGCTGGTCTTCTTGTGCATACGCGCCATTTCCCGTTCCGGGAAACCCTTGCCAGCCCTGCTGACCAGGTCAGCTCCTTTATCCGTCAGTACTATGCGGATATGCCTTACTTGCCCCGCGAGATCCTCATTCCGGAAGAAATCGAGGACAGGGATCTTCTGACAGAGGAACTGAGTACCGGAGGAGGTTCAAGACTGCGTATCATCAAACCCCTGCGTGGTGAAAAAGTCCGTATGCTGGAATGGGCGCAAAGTAATGCTGAAAAGGAACTGGAAGAACGAGTGGCCTTGCAACAGGGAGATGAAGCCGTTCTGCAGCGCCTCGGGGTACGGCTCGGAATGACCGTTCCTCCCCGGCGTATCGAGTGCTTCGATAATGCCAATATATCAGGTAAAAACCCCGTTACGGGAATGGTCGTTTTTGTGAATGGTAAAGCGGATCGGAGTCTGTACCGGAGGTATCGGATTCGCCATGTTCCGGAACAGGATGACTATGCCTATATGGATGAGACCCTGAGAAGACGCTTTGCTCCGGACAAGCTGGAGGGAGATCTTCCTGACCTCCTTCTTCTGGACGGAGGCAAGGGCCAGTTGAATGTGGCTGTTGACGTATTAAAGGACATGGGTATTTTCCATCGTTTTACCGTTGCTGCCATTGCTAAAATGGACCCGGAAAAAGGGGAAACCGAAGATAAGATTTTCCTTCCGGGTCGTATGAACTCCCTTTCATTTGCTAAAGATCCTGAGTCCCTGTTTCTCCTGATGCGGATTCGGGATGAGGCCCACAGAACAGCGGTTTCGTTTCATAGAAAGCAAAGAAAAAAAACCACCCTTCATTCCCGGATGGATGGGATTCCTGGAGTTGGTCCCAGACGAAAATCAGCCCTCCTTCAGCACTTTGGCAGCTTCCGGAAGCTAAGGACCGCTTCTTCGGAGGAGATTGCCGCTGTCCCCGGTTTCAGCCATGAAAGTGCGGCACGGGTGCATGCCTTTCTGCACAGTACGGATTTTATGGAAAACCGGATTTCCTGA
- a CDS encoding SDR family oxidoreductase has translation MQNLFSLEKKVALITGASRGIGASIARTLAAHGAHVVLSSRKAEALEEVAADIRSAGGQATVMACHMGQIPAVRELVDRIDKEMGRLDILVANAATNPYFGDLFGVDEGAWDKIMEVNVKGPFFLMQAAAKIMDKNGGGTMVTVASVNGVSPALFQGAYSISKAAVISMTKAFAKELAARNIRVNSLLPGLTDTKFAGALIQNDDIREYAVKQIPMGRYAQPQEMAGAVLYLVSEASSFTTGTTLICDGGQLA, from the coding sequence ATGCAGAATCTTTTTTCCCTGGAAAAAAAAGTTGCCCTGATTACCGGTGCAAGCCGGGGCATTGGTGCATCCATAGCCAGAACTCTGGCTGCCCATGGTGCCCATGTTGTACTTTCCAGCCGGAAAGCAGAAGCCCTGGAGGAAGTTGCTGCCGACATACGTAGTGCAGGAGGTCAGGCAACGGTCATGGCCTGTCATATGGGTCAGATTCCTGCCGTCCGTGAGCTCGTGGACCGCATTGACAAAGAGATGGGACGCCTGGATATCCTTGTTGCCAATGCCGCAACCAACCCATATTTCGGGGATCTCTTTGGTGTGGATGAAGGTGCCTGGGATAAAATTATGGAAGTGAACGTGAAAGGGCCTTTTTTCCTTATGCAGGCTGCCGCAAAAATTATGGATAAAAATGGCGGTGGTACGATGGTCACGGTGGCTTCCGTCAATGGTGTCAGCCCGGCCCTGTTTCAGGGAGCCTATTCCATTTCCAAGGCAGCGGTCATTTCCATGACCAAGGCCTTTGCCAAGGAACTGGCGGCAAGAAATATCCGGGTCAATTCCCTTCTCCCAGGCCTTACGGACACTAAATTCGCCGGTGCTCTGATCCAGAACGATGACATTCGTGAATATGCTGTCAAACAGATTCCCATGGGCCGATATGCTCAGCCCCAGGAAATGGCCGGTGCCGTGCTGTATCTTGTCAGTGAAGCTTCAAGCTTTACCACGGGAACAACCCTCATCTGTGACGGAGGGCAGCTGGCCTGA
- a CDS encoding acyl-CoA dehydrogenase family protein: MDFTVSDKMKTILGMINEFVDRELLPLEMEFVKKDFHELLPQIREKQKMVKDMELWAPIYPPELGGMGLSMVEHAMVSEALGRSPLGHFVFWCQAPDAGNAEILHMHGSEDQKKQWLAPMVSGDIRSCFGMTEPDMPGSNPVLLGTTAVKDGNDYIINGHKWYTTAADGSQFCIVMAVTDPDAPVYGQASMIIVPTDTPGFHLVRNIPVMGHEGTDYASHGEIILENCRVPRSNLLGSEGQGFVMAQDRLGPGRIHHCMRWLGICHRSFDLMCSRANFRKITRDGQTLASRHIIQQWVAESAAEIQAARLMTLHAAWSIDQVGAAKARDEISAIKFYVAGIMQKVIDRALQVHGGLGMTDDTILAYFFRHERAARIYDGADEVHKTSMARRILKRYA, from the coding sequence ATGGATTTCACCGTTTCCGACAAAATGAAAACCATTCTAGGCATGATCAATGAATTTGTAGACAGGGAACTTTTACCTCTTGAAATGGAATTTGTTAAAAAAGATTTCCACGAACTGCTTCCGCAGATCCGAGAAAAGCAGAAGATGGTAAAGGACATGGAACTCTGGGCACCCATCTATCCTCCGGAGCTGGGAGGCATGGGCCTTTCCATGGTTGAGCATGCCATGGTTTCTGAAGCCCTCGGTCGGTCTCCTTTGGGGCACTTTGTTTTCTGGTGCCAGGCTCCCGATGCTGGCAATGCGGAAATTCTGCATATGCATGGATCAGAAGACCAAAAAAAACAATGGCTTGCGCCTATGGTTAGTGGTGATATCCGTAGCTGCTTTGGCATGACAGAGCCCGATATGCCCGGATCCAATCCCGTACTTCTCGGTACAACGGCGGTCAAAGATGGCAATGACTACATTATCAACGGCCATAAGTGGTACACTACTGCCGCAGATGGTTCTCAGTTCTGCATTGTTATGGCCGTAACGGATCCCGATGCCCCGGTCTATGGCCAAGCCAGCATGATCATTGTACCGACTGATACCCCAGGCTTTCATCTCGTACGCAATATTCCGGTTATGGGTCATGAAGGAACAGATTATGCCAGCCATGGAGAAATTATTCTGGAAAACTGCAGGGTCCCCCGGAGCAATCTCCTGGGTTCGGAAGGACAGGGTTTTGTCATGGCCCAGGACAGACTGGGACCCGGCCGTATTCACCACTGCATGCGCTGGCTGGGCATCTGCCACCGTTCCTTTGATCTGATGTGCAGTCGGGCCAATTTCCGGAAAATAACCCGCGACGGACAAACACTGGCCTCCCGTCATATTATTCAGCAGTGGGTTGCGGAATCCGCTGCTGAAATTCAGGCCGCGCGGCTGATGACTCTTCATGCCGCATGGTCCATCGATCAGGTGGGAGCGGCTAAGGCTCGGGATGAAATTTCTGCCATTAAATTCTATGTGGCAGGAATTATGCAAAAAGTTATTGACCGTGCCCTTCAGGTTCATGGTGGTCTCGGCATGACAGATGACACCATTCTTGCCTATTTCTTCCGCCATGAACGGGCAGCGAGAATTTATGACGGAGCTGATGAGGTTCATAAAACCTCCATGGCCAGACGGATTCTGAAACGATATGCATAA
- a CDS encoding TetR/AcrR family transcriptional regulator produces the protein MHKMDFQTFTKRYDISLERICRDIFRSRDKTIRIKKEETAVKNLTLILDAALNLSVEKGFDAMTLRDLQSRSGLSMGCLYSYFSGKEALLHLMQYQGRNLVRDVLHEVLKDEAIPQNKLEIAIRAHLYLSERMHKWFYFSYMETKNLGREEARKAIESELLTEAIFVDILDEGKQKGVFFFTDARLVAAIIKAMLQDWYLKRWKYKKRQIGVEEYAAFLITFTGKALGHFPSDLMSGTASPNHSSAGGEQI, from the coding sequence ATGCATAAGATGGATTTCCAAACATTTACAAAACGGTACGATATTTCCCTGGAACGAATCTGCAGAGACATTTTCCGGTCCAGGGACAAAACAATACGGATAAAAAAAGAAGAGACAGCCGTAAAAAATCTGACGCTCATTCTGGATGCGGCCCTGAACCTTTCCGTAGAAAAAGGTTTTGATGCCATGACACTGCGGGACCTCCAGTCACGGTCAGGACTGAGCATGGGCTGTCTTTACTCATACTTTTCCGGAAAAGAAGCCCTGCTCCATCTGATGCAGTATCAGGGCCGGAACCTGGTACGTGATGTATTGCACGAAGTCCTGAAGGATGAAGCCATACCCCAGAACAAGCTGGAAATTGCCATCCGTGCCCATCTTTACCTCAGTGAACGCATGCACAAGTGGTTTTATTTCTCCTACATGGAAACAAAAAATCTAGGCCGGGAAGAAGCCCGAAAAGCCATTGAAAGTGAGCTTCTTACGGAAGCAATTTTTGTGGATATTCTGGATGAGGGGAAACAAAAAGGCGTTTTTTTCTTTACTGATGCCAGGCTTGTGGCAGCCATCATCAAAGCCATGCTGCAGGATTGGTATCTGAAGCGCTGGAAATACAAGAAAAGGCAAATAGGCGTAGAAGAATACGCAGCTTTTCTCATTACATTCACCGGGAAGGCTCTGGGGCACTTCCCTTCCGACCTTATGTCGGGTACGGCAAGCCCGAACCATTCATCAGCAGGAGGAGAGCAGATATGA
- a CDS encoding histidine phosphatase family protein, whose product MGMLYLIRHGQASFGEISYDKLSDRGTKQAELLGDYLIQTNTNFEYMVSGTLERQHHTAATLMATMGSHILSSDLRLLTEFNEYDSEGVFREILPSIMANDIRASYDGYHMMKDGKAFQRTLDRVLDRWMGMEPGEYEVESWDTFKKRVLRAIENLDLSGKKKVAAVTSGGVIAACMHLFLDVPPRRAMALSWQCLNSSMTIWLTGKKGLRLYAWNLAPHLELCGNPDMITYR is encoded by the coding sequence ATGGGTATGCTCTACCTTATCCGCCATGGCCAGGCTTCCTTTGGAGAGATATCCTACGACAAACTCTCCGATAGGGGAACAAAACAGGCAGAACTTCTCGGTGACTACCTCATTCAAACAAATACGAACTTTGAATATATGGTTTCAGGAACTCTTGAACGCCAGCATCACACTGCCGCCACTCTCATGGCAACCATGGGAAGCCATATTCTTTCTTCGGATCTGCGCCTTCTCACCGAATTCAATGAGTATGATTCCGAAGGAGTTTTCCGGGAAATCCTTCCGTCAATTATGGCCAATGATATCAGGGCATCCTATGACGGCTACCACATGATGAAAGATGGAAAAGCCTTTCAACGTACCCTTGACCGGGTTCTGGATCGGTGGATGGGAATGGAGCCCGGTGAGTATGAAGTGGAAAGCTGGGATACTTTTAAAAAACGGGTACTGCGGGCCATAGAAAATCTCGATCTCAGCGGTAAAAAAAAAGTTGCCGCCGTTACTTCCGGTGGTGTTATTGCTGCTTGCATGCATCTTTTTCTGGATGTTCCGCCCAGACGTGCCATGGCCCTTTCATGGCAATGCCTGAACAGTTCCATGACCATATGGCTTACCGGAAAAAAGGGCCTTCGCCTGTATGCCTGGAATCTCGCCCCCCATCTGGAGTTGTGTGGCAACCCGGACATGATCACATATAGATAA
- a CDS encoding phosphotransferase family protein, with product MSIEDEASQVRSGEELDLPRLSAYLEKEVPGLSGSIDIQQFPSGFSNLTYLLRCGNQEMVLRRPPFGKKAKTAHDMGREFRILQALRPLFPYCPEPLCFCNDPEVMGCDFYVMERIQGIILRKELPVGLSLSAEQAYSLCDNLISVHADLHNLPIRDAGLEKFGKPEGYVKRQVEGWSRRFRDARTPDVPDFETVMKWLFRQQPEDTKQPAIIHNDFKFDNVVLDPADPTRIIGILDWEMATIGDPLMDLGASMAYWINGNDPESLQHTRLMPTNLPGMMSREEVVAAYARKTGRNVDNFDFYYVFGLFRLAVIAQQIYYRFYHGQTKDQRFAFLVHAVGFFEEACQKMIGTNS from the coding sequence ATGAGTATTGAGGATGAGGCCTCTCAGGTACGTTCCGGCGAGGAACTTGACCTGCCGCGGCTTTCTGCCTACCTTGAAAAAGAAGTACCGGGCCTTAGTGGCAGCATTGACATTCAGCAGTTTCCCAGTGGTTTTTCCAATCTCACCTATTTGCTCCGTTGTGGAAATCAGGAAATGGTCCTGAGACGTCCCCCCTTTGGCAAAAAAGCAAAAACAGCCCACGACATGGGAAGGGAATTCCGGATTTTACAAGCACTGCGTCCCCTTTTCCCTTATTGCCCTGAGCCCCTTTGTTTTTGCAACGATCCGGAAGTCATGGGCTGTGATTTCTATGTAATGGAAAGAATTCAGGGCATCATTCTGCGGAAAGAACTCCCCGTCGGCCTGAGCTTATCTGCTGAACAGGCCTACAGTCTCTGCGATAATCTGATCTCCGTGCACGCCGATCTTCACAATCTTCCAATTCGTGATGCTGGTCTGGAAAAATTTGGTAAGCCCGAAGGGTATGTCAAAAGACAGGTGGAAGGATGGTCCAGAAGATTCAGGGATGCCCGGACGCCCGATGTGCCCGACTTTGAGACCGTAATGAAATGGCTGTTTCGGCAGCAGCCGGAAGATACGAAGCAGCCCGCCATCATCCATAATGATTTTAAATTTGACAATGTGGTACTGGACCCTGCAGATCCCACCCGTATCATTGGCATTCTGGACTGGGAAATGGCAACCATAGGCGATCCGCTCATGGACCTTGGAGCCTCCATGGCATACTGGATCAATGGGAATGATCCGGAATCTCTGCAACACACGCGACTCATGCCCACCAATCTACCCGGGATGATGAGCCGCGAGGAGGTAGTCGCCGCCTATGCCCGTAAAACGGGCCGTAATGTGGATAATTTTGATTTCTATTATGTTTTCGGTCTTTTCCGCCTCGCCGTCATTGCTCAACAGATCTATTATCGCTTCTATCACGGACAGACAAAGGATCAACGGTTTGCTTTCCTTGTTCATGCCGTAGGTTTTTTTGAGGAAGCCTGCCAAAAAATGATTGGTACAAATTCATAA